In Campylobacter vulpis, a genomic segment contains:
- a CDS encoding motility associated factor glycosyltransferase family protein, translating into MNEILSKNLNALRNDKLKNKLLVFINGGGGGGKRFSIDENLNIFDKQNQILMYENMDEEIAYVENAILSQTRRYPFIFIYGIGNALLLKKLCGVHYQHIFVLEGNSELLILALSKVDLSEELKLGGIHVLDSEDPFAEFELSFYFNNPLILELHSLYGLFIQNHYYEKFFHQQMINADLLCRKVINNVLNSKGVSTPEAIFKTYKNFLFNVKTMLYNPPFQRLLSQRKKSFKNAIVVSAGPSLGANLALLKKYEENFVIFCVDGAYSVLCENGITPDYVINNDYESVALKFFETDIKEKTMFICSSLSAFEVVEFLKERNLCVILDPEDPNVKLNFLDDFGYIKPGLFVSYYAYCITMALGFENVIMLGQDLALSKEGNSHADGFSLGVRVEADFYEDYFEVEGFGGKVLTHPVWNIYRIYLEGFIANHAHLATFYNVSQTGARIHNAVELNFRECCEKLATDLKPHFEPPKTLTTNKTQKLFDKFILFAKENVKACEEIDVEALTLQNALISILNSGKDLPLEFLQKVDLNIRNFNTILISNHLLQDGKLGHCVIKRGDLIAEVYKKNIIDEKEFLLHIMVAFAKWLEFFRENLKIKKDLLEEFLSQKV; encoded by the coding sequence ATGAATGAAATTTTAAGTAAAAATTTAAATGCCTTAAGAAATGATAAGCTTAAAAATAAGCTTTTAGTCTTTATTAACGGGGGGGGGGGGGGGGGTAAGCGTTTTAGCATTGATGAAAATTTAAATATTTTTGATAAACAAAATCAAATTTTGATGTATGAAAATATGGACGAAGAAATTGCTTATGTGGAAAATGCTATATTATCGCAAACGAGGCGTTATCCTTTTATTTTCATCTATGGTATAGGAAATGCTTTGCTTTTGAAAAAGCTTTGTGGGGTGCATTATCAACATATTTTCGTGCTTGAGGGGAATTCGGAATTATTAATTTTAGCCTTAAGTAAGGTAGATTTGAGTGAGGAACTAAAATTGGGTGGGATTCATGTGCTAGATAGCGAAGATCCTTTTGCGGAATTTGAGCTTTCTTTTTATTTTAATAATCCTTTAATTTTAGAACTTCACTCCCTTTATGGACTTTTTATACAAAATCACTATTATGAAAAGTTTTTTCATCAGCAAATGATAAATGCTGATTTACTTTGCCGTAAAGTGATTAATAATGTTTTAAATTCTAAGGGTGTAAGCACACCTGAGGCTATTTTTAAAACCTATAAAAATTTTCTTTTCAATGTCAAAACTATGCTTTATAATCCACCCTTTCAAAGACTGCTTTCGCAAAGAAAAAAGAGCTTTAAAAATGCTATTGTTGTTTCTGCTGGACCATCGCTTGGTGCAAATTTAGCTTTACTTAAAAAATACGAGGAGAATTTTGTCATTTTTTGTGTCGATGGTGCTTATTCTGTGCTTTGTGAAAATGGCATTACTCCCGATTATGTGATAAACAATGACTATGAAAGCGTTGCATTGAAATTTTTTGAAACAGACATTAAAGAAAAGACGATGTTTATTTGCTCTTCTCTTTCAGCTTTTGAGGTGGTAGAATTTCTTAAAGAGCGTAATCTATGCGTGATACTTGACCCCGAAGACCCAAATGTAAAGCTTAATTTTTTAGATGATTTTGGTTATATAAAACCGGGGCTTTTTGTTTCTTATTATGCGTATTGCATTACTATGGCGCTTGGCTTTGAAAATGTCATTATGCTAGGGCAGGATTTAGCTCTTTCAAAAGAAGGAAACTCGCACGCCGATGGCTTTAGCCTTGGAGTGCGAGTTGAGGCGGATTTTTATGAGGATTATTTTGAGGTGGAGGGCTTTGGTGGTAAGGTGCTAACTCACCCTGTGTGGAATATTTACCGTATTTATTTAGAAGGCTTTATTGCCAATCACGCCCATCTAGCTACTTTTTATAATGTCTCTCAAACGGGTGCTAGGATACATAATGCTGTGGAGTTAAACTTTAGAGAGTGTTGTGAAAAATTAGCCACAGATTTAAAACCTCACTTTGAGCCACCTAAAACCTTAACTACTAATAAAACTCAAAAGCTTTTTGATAAATTTATCCTTTTTGCTAAAGAAAATGTTAAGGCTTGTGAAGAGATAGATGTGGAGGCTTTAACATTGCAAAATGCTCTTATTAGCATTTTAAATTCTGGTAAAGACTTGCCTTTAGAATTTTTACAAAAAGTGGATTTAAATATAAGAAATTTCAACACCATTCTCATTAGTAATCATTTGCTTCAAGACGGAAAATTAGGACATTGTGTCATTAAAAGAGGAGATTTGATTGCTGAGGTTTATAAGAAAAATATTATCGATGAAAAAGAATTTTTACTTCATATTATGGTTGCCTTTGCAAAATGGCTAGAGTTTTTTAGAGAGAATTTAAAAATTAAAAAAGATTTATTGGAGGAATTTTTAAGTCAAAAAGTATAA
- a CDS encoding carbon-nitrogen hydrolase family protein — protein sequence MSKIAALQFPTLSLSESRLDYYLKEAKESGANLVVLGEYVLNSFFAELLTMPKSMIKEQSEAKKKSLENLAKKYELEIIAPLVSVESKGYQKVCLKVSPSAVKSYEQQILMPYTHWNEAKFFINKTDKIKLFSFTYEKLKCALLFGFETHFDLFWQEIRAKKIDLVIVPSACTFGSQKRWEELLKTRAFLNQTSILRVNRIGSAKHSEEWKFYGDSFFIDAFGEMKDRLGGEEEMLIAQPQSASEARKLWAFDKIIKVYENE from the coding sequence ATGAGTAAAATCGCCGCCTTGCAGTTTCCTACCCTTTCTTTGAGTGAATCAAGGCTTGATTATTATTTAAAAGAAGCTAAAGAAAGTGGAGCAAATTTGGTTGTTTTAGGAGAATATGTTCTTAATAGCTTTTTTGCAGAACTTTTAACGATGCCTAAATCAATGATTAAAGAGCAAAGCGAAGCAAAAAAAAAGAGTCTTGAAAATTTAGCTAAAAAATATGAGCTTGAAATCATTGCTCCCCTTGTAAGTGTTGAGTCAAAAGGCTATCAAAAGGTTTGTCTTAAGGTTTCTCCTAGTGCGGTTAAAAGCTATGAGCAGCAAATTTTAATGCCCTACACACACTGGAATGAGGCGAAATTTTTCATCAATAAAACCGATAAAATCAAGCTTTTTAGCTTTACTTATGAGAAATTAAAATGTGCCTTACTTTTTGGCTTTGAGACACATTTTGATTTATTTTGGCAAGAAATTCGTGCCAAAAAAATTGACCTTGTCATTGTGCCTAGTGCTTGCACTTTTGGTAGTCAAAAAAGATGGGAAGAGCTTTTAAAAACAAGAGCTTTTTTAAATCAAACTAGCATTTTAAGAGTGAATCGCATAGGCAGCGCCAAGCATAGCGAGGAGTGGAAATTTTATGGAGATAGCTTTTTTATCGATGCTTTTGGCGAGATGAAAGATAGGCTTGGTGGGGAAGAAGAAATGCTCATTGCTCAGCCACAAAGTGCTAGTGAGGCTAGGAAACTTTGGGCTTTTGATAAGATTATAAAAGTATATGAAAATGAATGA
- the xseB gene encoding exodeoxyribonuclease VII small subunit, whose amino-acid sequence MNFEANLKKANEALTKLNEEELSLEESVKIYKMGLQSIEKARLELEKAKLEVEKVDE is encoded by the coding sequence GTGAATTTCGAAGCAAATTTGAAAAAGGCAAATGAAGCCTTAACTAAGCTTAACGAGGAAGAATTAAGCTTGGAAGAGAGTGTAAAAATTTATAAAATGGGACTTCAAAGCATAGAAAAAGCAAGGCTTGAGCTTGAAAAAGCAAAATTAGAGGTGGAGAAAGTCGATGAGTAA
- the guaB gene encoding IMP dehydrogenase, producing MRIVGRALTFEDVLLRPCYSEILPKEVQIHTRLTKNISLNMPLISAAMDTVTEHRAAIMMARLGGLGIIHKNMDIKAQVREVKRVKKSESGVIIDPIFIAPNASAYEALELMAEYRISGVPVVDEERKLLGILTNRDLRFESNFNNKVENVMTKAPLITAPKGCTLDDAEKIFSTNKVEKLPIVDENNRLVGLITIKDLKKRKEYPDANKDSFGRLRVGAAIGVNQMERVDALVEADVDVVVLDSAHGHSKGIIESVKAIKAKYPKLEIIAGNVATAGATRALCEVGADAVKVGIGPGSICTTRIVSGVGVPQISAIDECALEADKFGVPVIADGGIKYSGDIAKALAAGASSVMIGSLLAGTDESPGELFTYQGRQYKAYRGMGSLGAMQKGSSDRYFQQGTAQDKLVPEGIEGRVPYVGSLKGVIHQLLGGLRSSMGYVGAKDLLDFRARAEFVEITSAGLKESHVHDVTITHEAPNYKVNS from the coding sequence ATGAGGATAGTTGGACGCGCTTTGACCTTTGAAGATGTTTTGTTAAGACCTTGCTATTCTGAGATTTTGCCTAAAGAGGTGCAAATTCATACCAGATTAACGAAAAACATTAGTCTTAATATGCCTTTAATCTCCGCAGCTATGGATACGGTAACCGAGCATAGAGCCGCTATTATGATGGCTAGGCTTGGAGGACTTGGCATTATCCATAAAAATATGGATATTAAAGCCCAGGTAAGGGAAGTTAAGAGGGTGAAAAAAAGCGAAAGTGGAGTCATTATCGATCCTATATTTATCGCCCCAAATGCCAGTGCTTATGAAGCTTTAGAATTAATGGCAGAATATAGAATTTCAGGCGTTCCTGTGGTTGATGAGGAGAGAAAATTGCTAGGGATTTTAACAAATCGCGATTTAAGATTTGAAAGTAATTTTAATAACAAGGTTGAAAATGTAATGACAAAAGCCCCCCTCATTACCGCTCCAAAAGGCTGCACTTTAGATGATGCGGAGAAAATTTTTAGCACTAATAAGGTCGAAAAACTTCCCATAGTTGATGAGAATAACCGCCTTGTAGGGCTTATTACTATAAAAGATTTAAAAAAGCGTAAAGAATATCCTGACGCAAATAAAGATAGCTTTGGTCGTTTAAGAGTGGGTGCAGCCATAGGGGTGAATCAAATGGAAAGAGTTGATGCTTTAGTGGAAGCCGATGTTGATGTTGTTGTGCTTGATTCGGCACACGGACACTCTAAGGGCATTATAGAAAGTGTAAAGGCTATTAAGGCTAAATATCCTAAGCTTGAAATCATAGCAGGAAATGTCGCCACAGCAGGAGCGACAAGGGCTTTATGCGAGGTGGGAGCAGATGCTGTTAAAGTCGGCATTGGACCGGGTAGTATTTGCACCACGCGTATTGTTTCAGGTGTGGGTGTGCCGCAAATTTCAGCCATTGATGAGTGTGCTTTGGAGGCGGATAAATTTGGTGTCCCTGTGATAGCCGATGGGGGGATAAAATATTCAGGCGATATAGCAAAAGCCCTTGCCGCAGGAGCAAGCTCTGTGATGATAGGTTCACTCCTTGCTGGCACAGATGAAAGTCCGGGAGAGCTTTTTACCTATCAAGGAAGACAATATAAGGCTTACCGTGGTATGGGTTCTTTGGGAGCTATGCAAAAGGGTAGTTCGGATAGATATTTTCAGCAAGGAACAGCACAAGATAAACTCGTGCCTGAGGGCATTGAGGGGCGTGTGCCTTATGTGGGAAGTCTTAAGGGTGTGATTCATCAGCTTTTAGGCGGACTTCGCTCATCTATGGGCTATGTGGGTGCTAAGGATCTTTTGGATTTTAGAGCGAGGGCGGAATTTGTGGAGATTACAAGTGCAGGGCTTAAAGAAAGCCACGTGCATGATGTAACGATTACGCACGAAGCACCAAATTATAAGGTTAATTCGTGA
- the gatA gene encoding Asp-tRNA(Asn)/Glu-tRNA(Gln) amidotransferase subunit GatA, with amino-acid sequence MITLKEALKYSKNELEALKKELNERAKKQRQIGAFVEQFLGCDLNNSGEGVPVAIKDNISVKDWNLTCGSRILQGYVAPYDASAIVNLKKNGFSPFGRANMDEFAMGSSTASSFYGRTLNPLDFSRVPGGSSGGSAAAVAANLALASLGSDTGGSVRQPAAFCGCVGFKPSYGRVSRYGLAAYSSSLDQIGVLTQNVEDAALLYDAIAGHDEKDSTSANIEFKPTSTNLNANVKLKIAVIENYINAASEEVKSALLRSIEALKAHGHEIVYRTLQDYEFDIAAYYIIATAEASANLSRYDGVRYGRRSEHCENLKDMYVNTRSEGFGEEVKRRILLGTFVLSSGYYDAYYIKAQKARAFIKTKYEEILQDCDLIFMPVTPTTAFTFDTQKSPMQNYLEDIYTISVNLAGLGGISVPVGKDKNGLNISAQLICGAYEEQTLLNGALNLEKIVKE; translated from the coding sequence ATGATCACTTTAAAAGAAGCGTTAAAATACTCTAAAAATGAGCTTGAGGCTTTAAAAAAAGAACTTAATGAAAGAGCAAAAAAGCAAAGGCAAATCGGTGCTTTTGTGGAGCAATTTTTGGGTTGTGATTTAAATAACTCAGGCGAGGGTGTGCCTGTGGCGATTAAAGATAATATCAGCGTTAAGGATTGGAATCTTACTTGTGGAAGTAGGATTTTGCAAGGCTATGTCGCCCCTTACGATGCAAGTGCTATTGTGAATTTGAAAAAAAACGGCTTTTCTCCTTTTGGTCGTGCCAATATGGACGAATTTGCTATGGGAAGTTCGACTGCAAGCTCTTTTTATGGTAGGACTTTAAATCCGCTTGATTTTTCACGCGTTCCGGGTGGTTCAAGTGGTGGGAGTGCGGCGGCAGTAGCGGCAAATTTGGCTTTGGCAAGTTTAGGAAGTGATACGGGAGGCTCGGTAAGACAACCTGCAGCTTTTTGTGGGTGCGTGGGCTTTAAGCCAAGTTATGGCAGAGTGAGTCGTTACGGACTTGCTGCTTATTCTTCAAGCTTAGACCAAATCGGTGTTTTAACGCAAAATGTCGAAGATGCAGCCTTGCTTTACGATGCCATTGCGGGACACGATGAAAAGGATAGCACAAGTGCAAATATCGAGTTTAAGCCTACAAGCACAAATTTAAACGCAAATGTTAAACTTAAAATCGCCGTGATAGAAAATTATATTAACGCCGCAAGTGAGGAGGTGAAATCTGCTCTTTTAAGAAGCATAGAGGCTTTAAAGGCACACGGACACGAAATAGTTTATAGAACTTTGCAAGATTACGAATTTGACATTGCGGCTTATTATATCATTGCTACGGCTGAAGCAAGTGCAAATTTAAGCCGTTATGATGGGGTGCGTTATGGAAGACGCAGTGAGCATTGTGAAAATTTAAAAGATATGTATGTAAATACACGCAGTGAGGGCTTTGGTGAAGAGGTTAAGCGTAGAATTTTGCTTGGAACCTTTGTTTTAAGTAGTGGATATTATGACGCTTATTATATTAAGGCACAAAAGGCTAGAGCTTTCATCAAGACTAAGTATGAGGAAATTTTGCAAGATTGCGATTTGATTTTTATGCCGGTTACGCCAACAACTGCTTTTACTTTTGATACGCAAAAAAGCCCTATGCAAAATTATTTGGAGGACATTTATACCATTTCTGTGAATTTAGCAGGACTTGGAGGCATTAGTGTGCCTGTGGGTAAGGATAAAAATGGACTTAACATTTCTGCCCAGCTAATTTGTGGGGCTTATGAGGAACAAACCTTACTCAATGGTGCTTTAAATTTGGAAAAAATTGTAAAGGAGTAA
- the ileS gene encoding isoleucine--tRNA ligase, whose product MDYKETLLLPNTSFAMRANLAEFEKERFKKWFHQNYAYEKMKAKRQNATQSFTLHDGPPYANGHIHIGHALNKILKETIIKLHYFKGERVRFTPGWDCHGLPIEQQVEIKLGEKKKNLSKKEIRHFCRKHAKEFVDIQKEEFKSLGVIADWQQPYLTMDYAFEAEIYRTLCEVAKKGLLVERSKPVFWSWAAKSALAEAEVEYQDKEDYSTFVAFDLGEEALKRLGVRKAKAVIWTTTPWTLVANQAIALNPNELYVLTKEGLIFAKALLKNMTELNFTKGEIDQEFEAKILEKSTAINPLNLRNSSFILGEHVLMDGGTGLVHTAPGHGEDDYYACLKYGIEVLMPVDEAGLYDETLRTKKLLPEELLSEFIGLHIFKANERILELLGDNLIHASKFIHSYPFCWRTHKPVIYRATKQWFIAINEAKLDGKSLREKAKEELLKTKFYPENGAKRIGSMVENRPDWCISRQRDWGTPIAFFRDKTSKKVIFDDEVLEFIAKIFEERGADAWWELDISELLPPNSKYKPQNLEKVYDILDVWFDSGSTWKAVLEGVKFDAGEKIANMYLEGSDQHRGWFQSSLLLSVALRGCAPYENVLTHGFTIDEKGQKMSKSKGNTIAPDYVAKTYGVEILRLWVFLSDYSTDLKISENILKQVSEQYRKIRNTIRFLLANTNDLDNMKDADFSFIDKWILTRASRVFKMSEEAFLNYEFAKGFNALLNFLIADLSGIYLDISKDRLYCEAKTSLKRKSSQIAMALIARKLLSLLAPFLTYSVDEALEHTNTCIKNDALDVFDLNFSEKFDFNFGIEDEFLLKVREGFFENIDKLKKDKMIKSTLELILQTNSSQINALSESEMKDWFMVSGLEHLHSGEKLCEFEVENERFAIIKAKLHKCERCWKFEAIEDICPRCAGVLNV is encoded by the coding sequence ATGGATTACAAAGAAACTTTACTTTTACCTAATACCAGCTTTGCGATGAGGGCAAATTTAGCGGAATTTGAAAAGGAACGCTTTAAAAAATGGTTTCATCAAAATTATGCGTATGAGAAAATGAAAGCTAAACGGCAAAATGCGACGCAAAGTTTTACTTTGCACGATGGTCCCCCTTATGCAAATGGGCATATTCACATAGGACACGCTTTAAATAAAATTTTAAAAGAAACGATTATTAAACTTCATTATTTTAAAGGTGAAAGGGTGCGATTTACGCCCGGATGGGACTGCCACGGCTTACCGATAGAACAACAAGTTGAAATCAAACTTGGCGAAAAAAAGAAAAATTTAAGCAAAAAAGAAATTCGTCATTTTTGTAGAAAACACGCAAAAGAATTCGTGGATATTCAAAAAGAGGAATTTAAAAGTCTTGGTGTGATAGCAGATTGGCAGCAACCTTACTTGACTATGGATTATGCTTTTGAAGCAGAGATTTACCGCACTCTTTGTGAGGTGGCTAAAAAAGGACTTTTGGTGGAACGCTCCAAACCTGTATTTTGGAGCTGGGCGGCAAAGTCAGCTTTAGCAGAAGCGGAGGTAGAGTATCAGGATAAAGAAGATTATTCCACTTTTGTAGCTTTTGATTTAGGCGAGGAGGCTTTAAAAAGGCTTGGAGTGCGGAAGGCAAAGGCTGTGATTTGGACAACTACACCTTGGACTTTGGTGGCAAATCAAGCCATAGCCTTAAATCCTAATGAGCTTTATGTTTTGACAAAAGAAGGGCTTATTTTTGCAAAAGCTTTGCTTAAAAATATGACAGAACTTAATTTCACTAAGGGTGAAATTGATCAAGAATTTGAGGCTAAAATTTTAGAAAAAAGCACAGCGATTAATCCTCTTAACCTTAGAAATTCCTCATTTATCTTAGGTGAGCATGTTTTAATGGACGGAGGCACAGGGCTTGTGCATACGGCACCAGGACACGGCGAAGATGATTATTATGCGTGTTTAAAATATGGGATTGAAGTGTTGATGCCTGTTGATGAGGCGGGTTTGTATGATGAGACTTTAAGGACTAAGAAACTTTTACCAGAAGAGCTTTTGAGCGAGTTTATAGGACTGCATATTTTTAAAGCAAATGAGAGAATTTTGGAACTTTTAGGGGATAATCTTATCCACGCTTCGAAATTTATACACTCTTATCCTTTTTGCTGGAGGACACATAAGCCCGTGATTTACCGTGCGACTAAGCAATGGTTTATCGCAATAAACGAGGCAAAATTAGATGGCAAAAGCTTAAGAGAAAAGGCAAAAGAGGAACTTTTAAAGACAAAATTTTATCCTGAAAATGGTGCAAAAAGAATAGGTTCTATGGTGGAAAATCGCCCTGATTGGTGTATTTCAAGGCAAAGAGATTGGGGAACGCCCATAGCCTTTTTTAGAGATAAGACAAGTAAGAAAGTCATTTTTGATGATGAGGTTTTAGAATTTATTGCAAAGATTTTTGAAGAAAGGGGTGCTGATGCGTGGTGGGAGCTTGACATTAGTGAGCTTTTACCGCCAAATTCTAAATATAAACCTCAAAATTTAGAAAAAGTTTATGATATTTTAGATGTATGGTTTGATAGTGGTAGCACTTGGAAAGCTGTTTTAGAAGGCGTTAAATTTGACGCAGGGGAAAAGATAGCTAATATGTATTTAGAAGGAAGCGACCAGCATAGAGGCTGGTTTCAAAGCTCTTTACTTTTAAGTGTGGCTTTGAGGGGGTGTGCTCCTTATGAAAATGTCCTTACACATGGATTTACCATAGATGAAAAGGGGCAAAAAATGAGTAAGTCTAAGGGCAATACCATAGCTCCTGATTATGTTGCTAAAACTTATGGGGTGGAGATTTTAAGGCTATGGGTGTTTTTGAGTGATTATTCTACGGATTTAAAAATTTCTGAAAATATTCTTAAACAAGTCAGTGAGCAATACCGAAAAATTCGCAATACCATAAGATTTTTACTTGCTAATACCAATGATTTGGACAATATGAAAGACGCTGATTTTTCTTTCATTGATAAATGGATTTTAACAAGGGCTAGTCGTGTTTTTAAAATGAGTGAAGAGGCATTTTTAAATTATGAATTTGCGAAAGGCTTTAATGCTTTGCTTAATTTTTTAATTGCCGATTTGAGCGGAATTTATTTAGATATTAGCAAAGATAGGCTTTATTGTGAAGCTAAAACGAGCCTTAAGCGTAAAAGTTCGCAAATTGCGATGGCTTTGATTGCCAGAAAGCTTTTAAGCCTTTTAGCACCATTTTTAACTTATAGTGTTGATGAGGCACTAGAGCATACAAATACTTGTATTAAAAACGATGCTTTAGATGTGTTTGATTTAAATTTTAGTGAAAAATTTGACTTTAATTTTGGCATTGAAGATGAGTTTTTACTGAAAGTTAGGGAGGGCTTTTTTGAAAATATCGACAAGCTTAAAAAAGATAAAATGATAAAATCGACCCTTGAATTAATTTTACAAACAAATTCAAGTCAAATCAATGCCTTATCAGAAAGTGAGATGAAAGACTGGTTTATGGTAAGTGGGCTTGAACATTTACATAGTGGTGAAAAACTTTGCGAATTTGAGGTGGAAAATGAGCGTTTTGCCATTATAAAAGCAAAACTTCATAAATGCGAAAGGTGTTGGAAATTTGAAGCGATTGAGGACATTTGTCCGCGTTGTGCTGGAGTTTTAAATGTTTGA